TCCGGTACTTCGCCGGGTCCGACATCGAGTGGCCGCGATAGCGATAGGTCTGCATCTCGAGGATGTACGGACCCTTGCCGGCGCGGCACCACGCCAGCGCTTTCTCCGCCGCCGCCTTCACGGCGCGCACGTCCATGCCGTCGACCTGCTCGCCCTGGATGTTGAACGAGATGCCGCGGCGCGAGAAATCCGTCTGCGACGACGAGCGCTCGACCGACGTGCCCATGGCGTAGCGGTTGTTCTCGATGATGTAGACGACCGGCAGCTTCCACAGCTCGGCCATGTTGAACGACTCGTACACCTGGCCCTGGTTGGCGGCGCCGTCGCCGAAGAAGGTCAGCGCGACCGAGTCGTTCTTGCGATACTTGTTGGCGAACGCGAGGCCGGTGCCGAGCGGCACCATGGCGCCGACGATGCCGTGGCCGCCGTAGAAATTCTGCTCGCGCGAGAACATGTGCATCGACCCGCCCTTGCCGTGCGAATAGCCGGCGGCGCGCCCGGTAAGCTCGGCCATGACGCCTTTGGGGTCCATGCCGGCAGCGAGCATGTGGCCGTGGTCGCGGTAGCCGGTGATGTACTGGTCGCCGGGCTTCGACGCCATTTTGACGCCGGTGACCACCGCTTCCTGGCCGATGTAGAGGTGGCAGAAGCCGCCGATGAGGCCCATGCCGTACATCTGGCTGGCCCGCTCCTCGAAGCGGCGGATGAGGAGCATGTGCGAGAAGGCGTCGAGTTCTTCCTCGCGCGTGAAATTTGCGGGCTTGGTGGTGACGGAACTTGTCTCGTCGCCGGCCCGCTCGGTTTTTCGCGCGGCTACGGCTACCGCAGGCTCTGCGGCCTTACGTTCGGCCTTGGGCATGCACGTCTCCCCATGAAACGGAGTTTTTTCTTCGTATTCTTGGCTGCGACGCTAACGCACACGTCGAGTCAATCCAAGCGCGCCTGTGCAGAGCCAGTATTCCGAAAAGACATAGGGGAAATGTCCAAAGTGCCTAACGCGCGTTTTGCTGCGCCGCACCCAAATCGACCACGACCTCATCCGGCCGCATGACGTTGAGCGCGTGCCGCGCCTCAAGGTCGATCACGTCGGCGTCCAGGCTCGACGGCCGCACGCTCGCCACCTGCCGCTCCAGCGTCGTACGCTCGGCTACAAGCTGGTCGCGGGTAACGGTGAGTTGAGCGGCGTCGGCCACCAGCCGGTCCATCGCCCATATGCCGAACGCCCCGTTGAAGGCGTGATACCCGAAATACGACAGGAACCCGACGGCCGCGAGCGGCATCAGCAGGCGGCGGAGAACGGACTTCTTACGCTGGCGGGTGATCATGG
The sequence above is drawn from the Bauldia sp. genome and encodes:
- the pdhA gene encoding pyruvate dehydrogenase (acetyl-transferring) E1 component subunit alpha, producing the protein MPKAERKAAEPAVAVAARKTERAGDETSSVTTKPANFTREEELDAFSHMLLIRRFEERASQMYGMGLIGGFCHLYIGQEAVVTGVKMASKPGDQYITGYRDHGHMLAAGMDPKGVMAELTGRAAGYSHGKGGSMHMFSREQNFYGGHGIVGAMVPLGTGLAFANKYRKNDSVALTFFGDGAANQGQVYESFNMAELWKLPVVYIIENNRYAMGTSVERSSSQTDFSRRGISFNIQGEQVDGMDVRAVKAAAEKALAWCRAGKGPYILEMQTYRYRGHSMSDPAKYRTREEVQDMREHHDPIERVRARIVEKKYASEDELKKIENEVRDIVIAAAEFATSSPEPDAAELWTDITH
- a CDS encoding septum formation initiator family protein, which gives rise to MITRQRKKSVLRRLLMPLAAVGFLSYFGYHAFNGAFGIWAMDRLVADAAQLTVTRDQLVAERTTLERQVASVRPSSLDADVIDLEARHALNVMRPDEVVVDLGAAQQNAR